The Williamsia sp. DF01-3 genome has a window encoding:
- a CDS encoding alpha/beta hydrolase has translation MTNQQTPRESLLPDRLRNLYALTLGDGIRDEVSTENVLLHDEPHRRLRRFGNAEQLRAARRAGHPPVVLVPPIAAPASCYDLDPDHSLVKHLLQTGRIPYVLDIGEIRRSDRHLGFEDFFDDIVPQAVTRAQSDFYAADQDVSSRTDGPGLVDLVAWSLGGTISLLTVAADPALPVRSVTAVGTPLDYALVPPYPLVRQLTRPTKGLAVTGILRLLGGIPAPLVQIGYRGTAWQRELKKPAFILSNLGNTEKLARMEIVNRFQREFPGYPGRLAEQMWECFIYRGELATGVLDLGGRRIDLTSIKIPVQLFGSHRDAIVPWAAARHGVDLLEESSQVHFDTVETSHLGLIAGPEAVSGTWPRIDDFLESLSVDSAPADDARPHRDDQAEAVEQEVSG, from the coding sequence GTGACCAACCAACAGACTCCGCGAGAGAGTCTGCTGCCCGATCGGCTCCGGAACCTCTACGCACTGACCCTCGGTGACGGCATCCGCGATGAGGTGTCGACCGAGAACGTCCTGCTGCACGACGAACCGCACCGTCGTCTGCGCCGGTTCGGGAACGCCGAGCAGCTCCGTGCCGCTCGCCGCGCCGGGCACCCGCCGGTGGTACTCGTTCCACCCATTGCCGCGCCCGCCAGCTGCTACGACCTCGACCCAGATCACTCGTTGGTCAAGCATCTGCTCCAGACCGGACGCATCCCGTACGTGCTCGACATCGGCGAGATCCGGAGAAGCGACCGGCACCTCGGTTTCGAGGACTTCTTCGACGACATCGTCCCGCAGGCGGTCACCCGCGCGCAGAGCGATTTCTACGCCGCGGATCAGGACGTCTCGAGCCGCACCGACGGCCCCGGTCTGGTGGACCTGGTCGCGTGGAGTCTCGGCGGAACGATCAGCCTGCTCACCGTTGCTGCCGATCCCGCCCTGCCCGTCCGATCGGTCACAGCCGTGGGCACTCCCCTGGACTACGCGCTGGTGCCCCCCTATCCCCTCGTACGGCAGTTGACCCGGCCGACCAAGGGTCTGGCGGTCACCGGCATCCTCCGGCTGCTCGGAGGCATACCCGCGCCTCTGGTGCAGATCGGCTACCGCGGCACGGCATGGCAACGCGAGCTGAAGAAGCCGGCCTTCATCCTGTCCAATCTCGGTAACACCGAGAAACTCGCACGGATGGAGATCGTCAATCGCTTCCAGCGCGAGTTCCCCGGCTACCCGGGCCGTCTGGCCGAACAGATGTGGGAGTGCTTCATCTATCGGGGTGAACTGGCGACGGGTGTGCTCGATCTCGGAGGGCGCCGCATCGATCTGACGAGCATCAAGATCCCGGTCCAGCTGTTCGGGAGCCACCGCGACGCCATCGTGCCGTGGGCAGCTGCCCGGCACGGTGTCGACCTGCTGGAGGAATCATCACAGGTGCACTTCGACACCGTCGAGACGAGTCATCTGGGACTGATCGCCGGACCCGAAGCAGTGTCCGGCACGTGGCCGCGCATCGACGACTTTCTGGAGTCGTTGTCGGTGGACTCTGCACCGGCCGACGACGCCAGGCCCCACCGCGACGACCAGGCCGAGGCGGTGGAGCAAGAGGTCTCGGGCTAA
- the mihF gene encoding integration host factor, actinobacterial type yields MALPQLTDEQRAAALEKAAAARRARAELKERLKRGGTDLQQVLKDAENDEILGKMKVSALLEALPKVGKVKAQEIMTELEIAPTRRLRGLGDRQKKALLAKFDFA; encoded by the coding sequence GTGGCCCTTCCCCAGTTGACCGATGAGCAGCGCGCCGCTGCATTGGAGAAGGCAGCTGCCGCTCGCCGGGCCCGTGCCGAGCTCAAGGAGCGCCTGAAGCGAGGCGGCACCGATCTCCAGCAGGTTCTCAAGGATGCCGAGAACGACGAGATCCTGGGCAAGATGAAGGTGTCGGCACTGCTCGAGGCGTTGCCCAAGGTGGGCAAGGTCAAGGCGCAGGAAATCATGACCGAGCTCGAGATCGCTCCTACCCGCCGTCTGCGCGGGCTGGGTGATCGCCAGAAGAAGGCGCTGTTGGCCAAGTTCGACTTTGCCTGA
- the gmk gene encoding guanylate kinase, protein MSPEQRQRGRLLVLAGPSAVGKSSVVRRLRELLPDLMFSVSATTRAPRAGEVDGRDYFFVTPGEFDRLIADGELLEWAEIHGGLQRSGTPSRPVFEAMEQGRPTLVEVDLAGARNIRAAVPEAVTVFLAPPSWEELVSRLRGRGTESDEVIERRLQTARAELDSADEFDHVVVNDEVDSVAKHLVSLLVESHLNNS, encoded by the coding sequence GTGAGCCCAGAACAACGACAGAGGGGCCGGCTTCTCGTTTTGGCCGGCCCTTCTGCTGTCGGAAAGTCCAGCGTGGTCCGGCGGCTGCGCGAACTGCTGCCCGACCTGATGTTCAGCGTCTCCGCAACCACCCGCGCCCCGCGCGCCGGTGAGGTGGATGGACGCGACTATTTCTTTGTCACCCCGGGTGAGTTCGACCGGTTGATCGCCGACGGCGAACTGCTGGAGTGGGCCGAGATCCACGGGGGACTGCAACGTTCGGGCACACCCTCGCGGCCGGTGTTCGAGGCGATGGAGCAGGGTAGGCCCACGCTTGTCGAGGTCGATCTGGCCGGAGCCCGCAACATCAGGGCAGCGGTACCAGAGGCTGTGACAGTTTTCTTGGCGCCGCCGAGTTGGGAAGAACTGGTGTCCCGGCTACGCGGCCGGGGGACCGAATCCGACGAGGTGATCGAGCGGCGACTGCAGACCGCGAGGGCCGAATTGGACAGTGCCGACGAGTTCGACCACGTCGTGGTGAACGACGAAGTCGACTCGGTGGCCAAGCACTTGGTATCCTTGCTGGTTGAATCCCATTTGAATAATTCGTAG
- the rpoZ gene encoding DNA-directed RNA polymerase subunit omega, translating to MRRSNVSSLTTPDEFIGEVDATAYDTPLGITNPPIDELLERASSKYALVIYAAKRARQINDYYNQLGDGILEYVGPLVEPGLQEKPLSIAMREIHADLLEHTEGE from the coding sequence ATTCGTAGGAGCAATGTGAGCAGCTTGACCACCCCAGACGAGTTCATCGGCGAGGTCGACGCAACCGCGTACGACACACCCCTGGGCATCACGAACCCGCCGATCGACGAGCTGCTGGAACGCGCTTCTTCGAAGTATGCGCTGGTCATCTACGCCGCCAAGCGTGCGCGTCAGATCAACGACTACTACAACCAGCTCGGTGACGGCATCCTCGAGTACGTCGGCCCCCTCGTCGAGCCGGGCCTCCAGGAGAAGCCTCTCTCCATCGCCATGCGCGAGATCCACGCGGACCTTCTCGAGCACACCGAAGGCGAGTAG
- the coaBC gene encoding bifunctional phosphopantothenoylcysteine decarboxylase/phosphopantothenate--cysteine ligase CoaBC — protein sequence MGENVGTTRKNIVIGVGGGIAAYKVGSVVRHFTEAGHHVRVIPTESALKFVGAATFEALSGNPVSTEVFADVPRVPHVRLGQEADLVLVAPATADLMARAASGRADDLLTSTLLTARCPVLFVPAMHTEMWEHPATQANVSTLREHGATVMTPASGRLTGVDTGAGRLPDPQEISLLGELLLDRPDALPYDLAGVKFLISAGGTREPLDPVRYLGNRSSGKQGYALARAAAQRGAQVTMVAGATSNLPDPAGVEIIRIATAAQLADEIGKRAPETDVVIMAAAVADFRPVQVSDAKIKKSDSGPAPIELTTNPDILAGLVAARRSGSVPRSTAIVGFAAETGDLQHGVLDHGRAKLARKGCDLLVVNAVGEGKAFGMDHNTGWILAAGGEETALPLGSKTLMATRILDAINAVRTDGVGAEGRCP from the coding sequence GTGGGCGAGAACGTCGGTACGACGCGTAAGAACATCGTCATCGGGGTCGGTGGCGGCATAGCCGCGTACAAGGTCGGCTCGGTGGTGCGTCATTTCACCGAGGCCGGACATCACGTGCGTGTCATCCCCACCGAATCGGCGTTGAAGTTCGTCGGTGCGGCAACATTCGAGGCGCTCAGCGGTAACCCCGTCAGCACCGAGGTGTTCGCTGATGTGCCGCGCGTGCCTCACGTCCGTCTCGGTCAGGAAGCGGACCTGGTGTTGGTCGCGCCGGCGACCGCCGATCTGATGGCTCGCGCTGCGAGTGGACGCGCCGACGATCTGTTGACGTCGACGTTGTTGACCGCGCGGTGCCCGGTCCTGTTCGTCCCGGCGATGCACACGGAGATGTGGGAGCACCCGGCCACGCAAGCGAATGTGAGCACCCTCCGGGAGCACGGCGCCACCGTGATGACTCCCGCATCGGGCCGTTTGACCGGTGTCGACACCGGGGCCGGACGTCTGCCCGATCCGCAGGAGATATCGCTGCTGGGTGAGCTGCTGCTCGATCGTCCCGACGCCCTCCCGTACGACCTCGCCGGGGTCAAGTTCCTGATCAGTGCCGGCGGCACGCGCGAACCCCTCGATCCCGTCCGCTACCTCGGTAATCGCAGCTCCGGGAAGCAGGGGTACGCCCTCGCCCGTGCCGCTGCCCAGCGAGGGGCTCAGGTGACCATGGTCGCCGGTGCCACCTCGAACCTGCCTGATCCCGCGGGAGTGGAGATCATCCGCATCGCCACCGCAGCGCAGCTGGCCGATGAGATAGGAAAGCGAGCTCCCGAGACCGACGTGGTGATCATGGCCGCGGCCGTCGCCGATTTCCGGCCCGTTCAGGTCTCCGACGCCAAGATCAAGAAGTCAGACAGCGGACCGGCGCCCATCGAATTGACCACCAATCCGGACATTCTCGCCGGTCTGGTCGCCGCTCGCCGCAGTGGCTCGGTCCCACGGTCGACGGCCATCGTCGGCTTTGCTGCCGAAACCGGCGACCTCCAGCACGGGGTTCTCGACCACGGCCGGGCAAAACTGGCCCGCAAAGGATGCGACCTCTTGGTCGTCAACGCGGTGGGCGAGGGCAAGGCATTCGGCATGGACCACAACACCGGTTGGATCCTGGCCGCAGGGGGCGAAGAAACTGCCCTGCCACTCGGGTCCAAAACACTCATGGCGACCCGAATACTTGACGCGATCAACGCTGTACGCACAGATGGTGTTGGCGCAGAAGGTCGATGTCCGTAG